Genomic DNA from Pelosinus sp. UFO1:
CCTCAACTATTTTCATCCCGCACTCTACTTCGTCTTCTACATCTTGCGCAGTTAAAAATTTAACACGTTCACTATCATACTGCCCTAACACTTTTTTAAATTCTTCAATATGATTGTTTTCACACCCAAGACCTAGTACCAAAACTCCAGCAGCGTTAGGATGATTTACTAAATCTGCAAGAATTTTTTGGGTATTACTTTGATCTTCTCCTAATTGAGAACAGCCATATGGATGGGTAAATTCATAAACCCCGTCTACATTTTCTACCGCCTTACTAACCTCATTCGCACTTTTAGCAATGAGATGTGCCGTCCGATTAACGCAGCCGACAGTGGGAATAATCCATATTTCATTTCGCACCCCAACCCGGCCATTCTTTCTACGGTACCCATCAAAAGTAGCTGGAATCGTTTTTTGCTCAAGACTTTCTAATCCCTCAGGATGATACTGGTACTCTAGGATTTCTCCTAAATTGGTTTTAACATTATGAGAATGAATCCATTCCCCTACTTTTATATCTTCTGTAGCATGCCCAATAGGAAATCCATATTTTACTATGTTTTTTCCTGCGGGAATGTCTTCTAAAGCGATTTTATGACCTTTAGGAATGGTAACCTTAGGTGACACCGTAGTAGATCCTACCGTATAACTTTGGCCCACTGTAAGCTCTTCAATCGCTACAGCAACATTATCATGGCGACTAATTTGATTTAATAACAAAATAAAAACCTCCTATCGGTTGCAGAATTGATTAGCTAATCAATTCTGCAACTGTTTTTTGCATGCCCACATCAACAATTTTATATAAATACTCTCCTAAACGATCTACAAAACCTTCAATTTCAGTTAAATCTTTATCCCATAATTGTGTGTTTTTCAATACTGTTGCTGCAACTTCTTGGGCGGATTGTTTACTACCATCGAATTTTGACCATGTAGCAGCAAAAAACTCTAATGCCCACATATCATCTTTCATGATAAATTCACCTTTTTCTCTAGTTGCTTTCATTCCAGTACCATCAATGTTTCCATCTTTGTACACAGCAATCAATGCAGCTAAGGAGAAAACCAATTTCTTCGGCAAAGTTCCATTTAACTTATGATATTCAATGATAGATGGTAGAACCCGAGCCTTAAATTTAGAAGAAGAGTTTAATAGAATGCTTAATAAATAATGCTTAATATAAGGGTTTTGGAATCGTTCCACTACCGCATTTGCAAATTCCTCTAACATATTTTTATCTAGATCAATGGAAGGGATAATTTCATCTTGAATAATCTGCCTTACATACTTACCCATTACCTCATGATCCATCATTTCACCAACCGCTTCTAAACCGTACAAAAATGCTGCTGGTACTGATGCAGTATGCGCCCCATTTAGTATCCTTACTTTGCGGGTTCTATAAGGAGTCATATCTTCTGTCCAAATGACTTGCAAACCAATTTTGTGGAAAGGTAATCTTTCTGCCAATTCCTTCGGTCCTTCAATAACCCATAAATGAAATAATTCCCCTGTGTTTACTAAAGAATCTGTATACCCTAAGAAGTTAGTAATTTCTTTTATTTCTTCTCTTGGATAGCCTGTTACAACACGATCCACCAAAGTATTTAAGAAATGGTTACTACCAACAACCCAGCCAGCAAACTCTTCTGGCAAATTCCAAAGTTTTATATATTGCAAAACTGCTTTCTTTAAATTATCGCCATTGCGGTCAATCAATTCGCATGGAATAATAACCATCCCTTTACTGGCATCACCCTTAAAGAATTGATAACGATGATACAAATAAGATGTAAGTTTTCCTGGGTAGGAAGTCGGAGGTTGATTTTCGAATTTATCCTCTTTGTCGAAGGTAATTCCCGCTTCTGTAGTATTGGAAATTACATATTCAATCAATGGATCTTCTGCGCATTTTAAATAAGCATCCCATTGTGTGTAAGGATTTAAACAACGGCTAATAGAACTAATTACTGCTTTTTCTTCGACTGGTTTCCCTTCACGCAAACCGCGCAACAATAAAGTATAGAGCCCATCTTGTTCATTGACCATATCAGCTAGACCTTCTTTAATGGGTTGTGCTACCACTACGCGGCCATTAAATAAGTTTTGCTGATTCAGTAAATGAATCATCCAATCAGCAAACGCTCTTAAAAAGTTACCTTCGCCAAATTGAATGACTCTCTCTGGTAAAGCATCAGGATATTTTTGCACGTCTACATCTACAGGAAATTTGAAATCACTATTGACCAATGTACGATTTAATCTTGTCATTGTATACTCCCCCTACATCCCTTTTATTTTTGAGAACAAGTGTATAATACTCGTCTCTTTCTCGCATCATAGCTGACAAATGCTACACTGTTAATCTCAATACAAGAACTTATTTAATTTAATTAAATAAGTTCTTGTATTTTTTCGCTTTATGAACAATGAAATCCTGCAAATAAACAATGTTTTTTTATGCTGATTTTCCCTTTAGTTCTGCAATAATCTCACCATGTCTTTTATCACTTAAGGTATAAAGGAAAAATATCACTATGCCAGCACAGAATATAGTAACTGCTGGATATAAAAGTAACAGACCTTTTATTCCTCTTAGGGATTCTGCTGTTTGCACCGCATTTGGCACATATCCAACAAGAGATAACCCGATACCTGAAGCAAAACCTGAAACAGATTGGGCAATTTTTCGAGAAAAATTGAAGAATGAGTAGGTGATACCTTCTCTTCTTTCACCTGTTTTCCATTCACCAAAATCAATGGAGTCAGAAACAAAAGCCCAAGTAACGCCATTAGGAATACTAATTCCGACGAAGGCAATGCTTGCTAGTATGGTAAAAGTAACAATATCTCCCGGAATCAAAAAGTTAATTAAATCAGCAACAGCACTTATTCCAAAACCAATGAGTGCCGTATTTTTTTTACCAAATCTTTTTGTCAATTTAGGGATAAAGGTAATGCCTACACAGGAACAACCAATGGTAATAAAGCTAATATAGGGCATCAAACTGATATCGCCAAGATTATATTGACAATAATAGATCATCATTGCCGATTTGATATTGTATGCTGAAATCGTAAAGATCGTCATTAATATAAGTGCCAATAAAGGTCTATTGGTAAATACGGATTTTGCCATCGCTTTCACTGAGAATTTTTCATTAGAAGAAATAGTCTTCCCCAGAATAACTTCTTTGCAATTTTTAAAACAGAAATAGAAAGCTGTAACACCAATTACAGAAGTAAGAGCAACCACTACAGGCCAGCCAATACGTGGATCAGAAAATTGTTTAATAAGGGGAACCACCATTACACTGGTTATTAATAAGGCTCCTAAAGAACCAGCCTGACGCCAGGATGCTAAGGAGGCCCGATCTACGGGATCTTGTGTCATTGAAGCACCTAATGCACCATAAGGAACATTCGTGAAAGAATATCCTACGCCCCATGCCATATATGTGGCATAACCAAATATCATTTTTCCAGTAGGTGAGAAATCAGGAGATAAAAATACAAATACAGATAAAATACCAAGAATAATACTTCCTCCAAACATCATCCCACGGAACTTCCCTTTATTAGGATCAAACTTTCTGGCATCAATAAAAGCACCAGCGATTGGATCCATAAACGCGTCAAATATTTTGGTAAGGAGGAATATGCTTCCTGCTACCGCCGCTGGAATACCAAAGACATCCGTATAAAATTTAAGCAAATAGATCTGCCCCATATCGAACATAAACCCATTACCAAAATCACCTAGACCATAAGAAACCTTTTCTTTTAAAGTTAGTTTGCTCATTTACTATTGCCTCCTTTAATTCTGCCTATTTCGAAAATAGTTGCTACAAGTATTCTGCAAAGAATCAGTCCTTAAATATTAGTTATTTCCTTTCTATTTAGAGATTATTATATATAACAGATAGGATGTATTATTCATCTATCTGATTATCCCCTACTTTAGCATTTATTAAATTTTACCAATTACTTATTTAAGTTAATTAACTATCTTTTGTGATGTATTCTATCTTTTCTGAAAAAGTCCTTCTTTTCAGAAATTAATTTATAAAAAAAATAAAATAGCTTAAATACATCAGGATTTAAACCATTTTATCTGCAACCTTAGTTAGTTGCTCTAAACCCTGTCGTCAATCTAAGCCTTAGAGCAACATAGTT
This window encodes:
- a CDS encoding tagaturonate reductase → MTRLNRTLVNSDFKFPVDVDVQKYPDALPERVIQFGEGNFLRAFADWMIHLLNQQNLFNGRVVVAQPIKEGLADMVNEQDGLYTLLLRGLREGKPVEEKAVISSISRCLNPYTQWDAYLKCAEDPLIEYVISNTTEAGITFDKEDKFENQPPTSYPGKLTSYLYHRYQFFKGDASKGMVIIPCELIDRNGDNLKKAVLQYIKLWNLPEEFAGWVVGSNHFLNTLVDRVVTGYPREEIKEITNFLGYTDSLVNTGELFHLWVIEGPKELAERLPFHKIGLQVIWTEDMTPYRTRKVRILNGAHTASVPAAFLYGLEAVGEMMDHEVMGKYVRQIIQDEIIPSIDLDKNMLEEFANAVVERFQNPYIKHYLLSILLNSSSKFKARVLPSIIEYHKLNGTLPKKLVFSLAALIAVYKDGNIDGTGMKATREKGEFIMKDDMWALEFFAATWSKFDGSKQSAQEVAATVLKNTQLWDKDLTEIEGFVDRLGEYLYKIVDVGMQKTVAELIS
- a CDS encoding glycoside-pentoside-hexuronide (GPH):cation symporter; protein product: MSKLTLKEKVSYGLGDFGNGFMFDMGQIYLLKFYTDVFGIPAAVAGSIFLLTKIFDAFMDPIAGAFIDARKFDPNKGKFRGMMFGGSIILGILSVFVFLSPDFSPTGKMIFGYATYMAWGVGYSFTNVPYGALGASMTQDPVDRASLASWRQAGSLGALLITSVMVVPLIKQFSDPRIGWPVVVALTSVIGVTAFYFCFKNCKEVILGKTISSNEKFSVKAMAKSVFTNRPLLALILMTIFTISAYNIKSAMMIYYCQYNLGDISLMPYISFITIGCSCVGITFIPKLTKRFGKKNTALIGFGISAVADLINFLIPGDIVTFTILASIAFVGISIPNGVTWAFVSDSIDFGEWKTGERREGITYSFFNFSRKIAQSVSGFASGIGLSLVGYVPNAVQTAESLRGIKGLLLLYPAVTIFCAGIVIFFLYTLSDKRHGEIIAELKGKSA